In Hirundo rustica isolate bHirRus1 chromosome 4, bHirRus1.pri.v3, whole genome shotgun sequence, a genomic segment contains:
- the PHLDA1 gene encoding pleckstrin homology-like domain family A member 1: MLESGCKAVKEGMLEKRSDGLLQLWKKKRCILTEEGLLLIPPKHPPPQQQQQQPAPPAEPAAKIKELHFSNMKTVDCVERKGKYVYFTVVMAEGKEIDFRCAQEQGWNAAITLQMVQYKNRQAILAVRSTRQKQQHLAAPHGPRLRGASNSA; encoded by the coding sequence ATGCTGGAGAGCGGCTGTAAGGCGGTGAAGGAGGGCATGCTGGAGAAGAGGAGCGacgggctgctgcagctctggaagaAGAAGCGCTGTATCCTCACCGAGGAGGGGCTGCTCCTTATCCCTCCTAAGCACCCCccgccgcagcagcagcagcagcagccggcgCCTCCGGCCGAGCCGGCGGCCAAGATCAAGGAGCTTCATTTCTCCAACATGAAGACGGTGGACTGCGTGGAGCGGAAGGGCAAGTACGTGTACTTCACGGTGGTGATGGCCGAGGGGAAGGAGATCGACTTTCGGTGTGCacaagagcagggctggaacgCGGCGATCACGCTGCAGATGGTGCAGTACAAGAACCGCCAGGCCATCCTGGCCGTGCGCTCCACccggcagaagcagcagcacctggcgGCGCCCCACGGGCCGCGCCTCCGCGGCGCCTCCAACTCCGCCTAG
- the NAP1L1 gene encoding nucleosome assembly protein 1-like 1 isoform X1 has product MADIDNKEQSELDQQDMEDVEEVEEEETGEDGNSKARQLTVQMMQNPQILAALQERLDGLVGTSAGYVESLPKVVKRRVNALKNLQVQCAQIEAKFYEEVHELERKYAALYQPLFDKRSEIINAIYEPTEEECEWKADADEELSEEMKEKAKLEEEKKDEEKEDPKGIPEFWLTVFKNVDLLSDMVQEHDEPILKYLKDIKVTFSEVGQPMSFTLEFHFEPNDYFTNEVLTKTYRMRSEPDDSDPFSFDGPEIMGCTGCQIDWKKGKNVTLKTIKKKQKHKGRGTVRTVTKTVSNDSFFNFFSPPEVPESGDLDDDSEAILAADFEIGHFLRERIVPRSVLYFTGEAIEDDDDDYDEEGEEADDEEGEEEADEENDPDYDPKKDQNPAECKQQ; this is encoded by the exons CAAGGAACAGTCTGAACTTGATCAGCAGGATATGGAAGATGTTGAAgaagtagaagaagaagaaactggTGAAGATGGCAACAGCAAAG CTCGGCAGTTGACTGTGCAGATGATGCAAAATCCTCAGATTCTTGCAGCCCTTCAGGAAAGACTTGATGGTCTGGTGGGAACATCTGCAGGATATGTAGAAAG CTTGCCTAAAGTTGTTAAAAGACGTGTGAATGCTCTCAAGAACCTTCAAGTTCAGTGCGCGCAGATAGAAGCGAAGTTCTATGAGGAAGTTCATGAGCTGGAACGAAAGTATGCTGCTCTATATCAGCCCTTATTTGACAAG CGAAGTGAAATCATCAATGCCATTTATGAACCTACAGAAGAAGAATGTGAATGGAAAGCAGATGCTGACGAAGAACTTTCA gaggaaatgaaagagaaagctaagcttgaagaagaaaaaaaagatgaagaaaaagaagaccCTAAAGGAATCCCTGAGTTTTGGCTGACAGTATTCAAGAATGTGGACTTGCTCAGTGATATGGTTCAG GAACATGACGAACCTATCCTGAAATACTTAAAAGATAtaaaagtgacattttcagAAGTTGGACAGCCTATG AGTTTCACATTAGAATTTCATTTCGAACCAAATGACTACTTCACAAATGAAGTGTTGACGAAGACGTATAGAATGAGGTCAGAGCCAGATGATTCTGATCCCTTTTCCTTCGATGGACCAGAAATCATGGGTTGTACAGG TTGCCAAATAgactggaaaaaaggaaagaatgttACTTTGAAAACCattaagaagaaacaaaaacataagGGCCGGGGAACAGTCAGGACGGTGACAAAAACTGTTTCCAATGACTCTTTCTTCAACTTCTTTAGTCCTCCTGAAG TTCCTGAAAGTGGAGACCTG GATGATGATTCTGAGGCAATCCTTGCTGCAGACTTTGAAATAGGTCATTTCTTGCGTGAACGTATAGTCCCCCGATCAGTATTGTACTTTACTGGAGAAGCTattgaagatgatgatgatgat tATGATGAAGAAGGTGAAGAGGCAGATGATGAG gagggagaagaagaagcagatgaagaaaatgATCCTGATTATGACCCAAAA AAGGATCAAAACCCAGCAGAATGCAAGCAGCAGTGA
- the NAP1L1 gene encoding nucleosome assembly protein 1-like 1 isoform X3: MADIDNKEQSELDQQDMEDVEEVEEEETGEDGNSKARQLTVQMMQNPQILAALQERLDGLVGTSAGYVESLPKVVKRRVNALKNLQVQCAQIEAKFYEEVHELERKYAALYQPLFDKRSEIINAIYEPTEEECEWKADADEELSEEMKEKAKLEEEKKDEEKEDPKGIPEFWLTVFKNVDLLSDMVQEHDEPILKYLKDIKVTFSEVGQPMSFTLEFHFEPNDYFTNEVLTKTYRMRSEPDDSDPFSFDGPEIMGCTGCQIDWKKGKNVTLKTIKKKQKHKGRGTVRTVTKTVSNDSFFNFFSPPEVPESGDLDDDSEAILAADFEIGHFLRERIVPRSVLYFTGEAIEDDDDDYDEEGEEADDEKDQNPAECKQQ; this comes from the exons CAAGGAACAGTCTGAACTTGATCAGCAGGATATGGAAGATGTTGAAgaagtagaagaagaagaaactggTGAAGATGGCAACAGCAAAG CTCGGCAGTTGACTGTGCAGATGATGCAAAATCCTCAGATTCTTGCAGCCCTTCAGGAAAGACTTGATGGTCTGGTGGGAACATCTGCAGGATATGTAGAAAG CTTGCCTAAAGTTGTTAAAAGACGTGTGAATGCTCTCAAGAACCTTCAAGTTCAGTGCGCGCAGATAGAAGCGAAGTTCTATGAGGAAGTTCATGAGCTGGAACGAAAGTATGCTGCTCTATATCAGCCCTTATTTGACAAG CGAAGTGAAATCATCAATGCCATTTATGAACCTACAGAAGAAGAATGTGAATGGAAAGCAGATGCTGACGAAGAACTTTCA gaggaaatgaaagagaaagctaagcttgaagaagaaaaaaaagatgaagaaaaagaagaccCTAAAGGAATCCCTGAGTTTTGGCTGACAGTATTCAAGAATGTGGACTTGCTCAGTGATATGGTTCAG GAACATGACGAACCTATCCTGAAATACTTAAAAGATAtaaaagtgacattttcagAAGTTGGACAGCCTATG AGTTTCACATTAGAATTTCATTTCGAACCAAATGACTACTTCACAAATGAAGTGTTGACGAAGACGTATAGAATGAGGTCAGAGCCAGATGATTCTGATCCCTTTTCCTTCGATGGACCAGAAATCATGGGTTGTACAGG TTGCCAAATAgactggaaaaaaggaaagaatgttACTTTGAAAACCattaagaagaaacaaaaacataagGGCCGGGGAACAGTCAGGACGGTGACAAAAACTGTTTCCAATGACTCTTTCTTCAACTTCTTTAGTCCTCCTGAAG TTCCTGAAAGTGGAGACCTG GATGATGATTCTGAGGCAATCCTTGCTGCAGACTTTGAAATAGGTCATTTCTTGCGTGAACGTATAGTCCCCCGATCAGTATTGTACTTTACTGGAGAAGCTattgaagatgatgatgatgat tATGATGAAGAAGGTGAAGAGGCAGATGATGAG AAGGATCAAAACCCAGCAGAATGCAAGCAGCAGTGA
- the NAP1L1 gene encoding nucleosome assembly protein 1-like 1 isoform X2 — MADIDNKEQSELDQQDMEDVEEVEEEETGEDGNSKARQLTVQMMQNPQILAALQERLDGLVGTSAGYVESLPKVVKRRVNALKNLQVQCAQIEAKFYEEVHELERKYAALYQPLFDKRSEIINAIYEPTEEECEWKADADEELSEMKEKAKLEEEKKDEEKEDPKGIPEFWLTVFKNVDLLSDMVQEHDEPILKYLKDIKVTFSEVGQPMSFTLEFHFEPNDYFTNEVLTKTYRMRSEPDDSDPFSFDGPEIMGCTGCQIDWKKGKNVTLKTIKKKQKHKGRGTVRTVTKTVSNDSFFNFFSPPEVPESGDLDDDSEAILAADFEIGHFLRERIVPRSVLYFTGEAIEDDDDDYDEEGEEADDEEGEEEADEENDPDYDPKKDQNPAECKQQ, encoded by the exons CAAGGAACAGTCTGAACTTGATCAGCAGGATATGGAAGATGTTGAAgaagtagaagaagaagaaactggTGAAGATGGCAACAGCAAAG CTCGGCAGTTGACTGTGCAGATGATGCAAAATCCTCAGATTCTTGCAGCCCTTCAGGAAAGACTTGATGGTCTGGTGGGAACATCTGCAGGATATGTAGAAAG CTTGCCTAAAGTTGTTAAAAGACGTGTGAATGCTCTCAAGAACCTTCAAGTTCAGTGCGCGCAGATAGAAGCGAAGTTCTATGAGGAAGTTCATGAGCTGGAACGAAAGTATGCTGCTCTATATCAGCCCTTATTTGACAAG CGAAGTGAAATCATCAATGCCATTTATGAACCTACAGAAGAAGAATGTGAATGGAAAGCAGATGCTGACGAAGAACTTTCA gaaatgaaagagaaagctaagcttgaagaagaaaaaaaagatgaagaaaaagaagaccCTAAAGGAATCCCTGAGTTTTGGCTGACAGTATTCAAGAATGTGGACTTGCTCAGTGATATGGTTCAG GAACATGACGAACCTATCCTGAAATACTTAAAAGATAtaaaagtgacattttcagAAGTTGGACAGCCTATG AGTTTCACATTAGAATTTCATTTCGAACCAAATGACTACTTCACAAATGAAGTGTTGACGAAGACGTATAGAATGAGGTCAGAGCCAGATGATTCTGATCCCTTTTCCTTCGATGGACCAGAAATCATGGGTTGTACAGG TTGCCAAATAgactggaaaaaaggaaagaatgttACTTTGAAAACCattaagaagaaacaaaaacataagGGCCGGGGAACAGTCAGGACGGTGACAAAAACTGTTTCCAATGACTCTTTCTTCAACTTCTTTAGTCCTCCTGAAG TTCCTGAAAGTGGAGACCTG GATGATGATTCTGAGGCAATCCTTGCTGCAGACTTTGAAATAGGTCATTTCTTGCGTGAACGTATAGTCCCCCGATCAGTATTGTACTTTACTGGAGAAGCTattgaagatgatgatgatgat tATGATGAAGAAGGTGAAGAGGCAGATGATGAG gagggagaagaagaagcagatgaagaaaatgATCCTGATTATGACCCAAAA AAGGATCAAAACCCAGCAGAATGCAAGCAGCAGTGA